A genomic window from Capsicum annuum cultivar UCD-10X-F1 unplaced genomic scaffold, UCD10Xv1.1 ctg46936, whole genome shotgun sequence includes:
- the LOC124892411 gene encoding auxin-responsive protein SAUR68-like, producing MIHFHRQLQALSIQTPYCSKFLVSFLVSNLPRKMAMLSSKKLIKMARRWRKFAAMQKRRISFPRNGSSADGCSTSSSSTVEKGNFVVYTIDQRRYVFPLAYLENEAIAQLLNMSEEEFGLPSGGPITLPCDSGFMDYIISLIKKGVTAGDLNRALLLSIPSCCSTSTSYLHQESGNQQLLVY from the coding sequence ATGATCCATTTTCATCGTCAACTACAAGCATTATCGATTCAGACACCATATTGTTCTAAATTTCTAGTTTCCTTTCTTGTTTCCAATCTTCCAAGAAAAATGGCAATGCTCAGCTCTAAGAAACTCATCAAGATGGCCAGGAGATGGCGGAAGTTTGCAGCCATGCAGAAGAGGAGGATTTCTTTTCCAAGAAATGGCAGTAGTGCAGATGGTTGCAGTACATCCTCATCCTCTACAGTGGAAAAAGGCAATTTTGTAGTCTATACAATCGATCAAAGGCGATATGTGTTTCCCCTGGCTTACCTTGAAAATGAGGCCATTGCTCAACTTTTAAACATGTCTGAAGAAGAGTTTGGACTGCCGAGTGGTGGCCCTATTACATTACCCTGTGATTCAGGCTTCATGGACTACATCATTTCGCTAATCAAGAAAGGTGTAACTGCTGGAGATCTTAACAGAGCATTGCTCCTCTCAATTCCTTCATGTTGCTCTACTTCAACCTCTTATTTGCACCAAGAAAGTGGAAACCAACAGCTTCTTGTTTATTGA